A genomic segment from Geitlerinema sp. PCC 7407 encodes:
- a CDS encoding Mo-dependent nitrogenase C-terminal domain-containing protein, whose amino-acid sequence MPTSVPSLLSQSASLIGNDSQQSQLILKVFDMFFAPLRYWIDAIEIRNPQTARLFCRLIPAQCPFERDIIIAGRAIAHIPPLCKLNPLYEQLVSLRFRSLCYLADHCGEDIQAYI is encoded by the coding sequence ATGCCTACTTCCGTTCCGTCGTTGCTGTCTCAAAGCGCTTCTCTGATCGGCAACGACTCTCAGCAGAGCCAATTGATTTTGAAGGTGTTTGACATGTTCTTTGCACCACTGCGTTACTGGATCGATGCTATCGAGATCCGCAATCCTCAAACTGCCCGTCTTTTCTGCCGCCTGATTCCAGCCCAGTGCCCTTTTGAGCGAGACATCATCATCGCTGGACGAGCGATCGCCCACATTCCTCCCCTCTGCAAGCTCAACCCCCTCTACGAACAGCTAGTAAGCTTGCGCTTCCGCTCCCTGTGCTACCTGGCCGATCACTGCGGTGAAGACATCCAGGCCTACATCTAG
- a CDS encoding ABC transporter permease: protein MTFTKFRIPRFLSRAGSRNLSAQLTLIGLGMTLVFVVLALLAPVMQAWGWIQDPTASLINPIHEPPSGAHWFGTTRQGYDVFSRALFGSQAAWQVVVLATVISLLGGVPLGLVSGYVGGRLDRVLLFLMDTIYTLPGLLLSVTLAFVVGRGVLNAAIALSISYIPQYYRVVRNHTVSVKTELFVEAAQAMGASTWTVLSRYLFLNVIQSVPVLFTLNAADAILTLGGLGFLGLGLPEGVPEWGYDLRQALDALPTGIWWTTLFPGLSMTLMVVGLSLLGEGLNEWINPLQRRENWDRKSAE, encoded by the coding sequence ATGACTTTCACCAAATTCCGCATTCCAAGGTTTTTGTCCCGCGCGGGCTCTCGCAACCTGTCAGCTCAGCTGACCCTGATTGGTCTGGGGATGACGCTAGTGTTTGTGGTGCTGGCGCTGCTGGCGCCAGTGATGCAGGCTTGGGGCTGGATTCAAGACCCCACCGCCTCTTTGATCAATCCCATCCATGAGCCGCCCTCTGGCGCCCACTGGTTTGGCACAACGCGGCAGGGCTATGACGTGTTTTCGCGGGCGCTGTTTGGCAGTCAGGCGGCGTGGCAGGTGGTGGTGTTGGCGACGGTGATTAGCTTGCTGGGGGGTGTTCCCCTGGGGCTGGTAAGCGGCTATGTGGGAGGACGCCTCGATCGGGTGCTGCTGTTTCTGATGGATACGATTTACACGCTGCCGGGGCTGCTGCTGTCGGTGACGCTGGCGTTTGTCGTGGGTCGCGGGGTGCTCAATGCGGCGATCGCCCTCAGCATTTCCTACATCCCTCAGTACTACCGCGTCGTTCGTAACCACACCGTCAGCGTCAAGACCGAGCTGTTTGTGGAAGCGGCCCAGGCCATGGGAGCTTCGACCTGGACGGTGCTGTCGCGCTATCTATTTCTCAATGTGATCCAGAGTGTGCCTGTCCTGTTTACCCTGAACGCAGCTGATGCGATCTTGACTCTGGGGGGGCTGGGCTTTCTGGGTCTGGGTCTGCCGGAGGGCGTTCCCGAGTGGGGCTACGACCTGCGTCAGGCTCTGGACGCCTTGCCGACGGGCATTTGGTGGACAACGCTATTCCCCGGCTTGTCGATGACCCTGATGGTCGTGGGACTGTCGCTCCTGGGCGAAGGACTCAACGAGTGGATCAATCCCCTCCAGCGCCGAGAAAATTGGGACCGGAAATCCGCCGAGTAG
- the mreD gene encoding rod shape-determining protein MreD, with protein sequence MFSIKRTRSLIDGLLASSRSRPILNWSVTVASVLLCLLVLPTRLPGMEISGIGPNWLLIWVVAWSVKRTAFQGALAGLVLGLVQDGMTSPQPTHALSLMVVGILTARLQKQRYVQEDFISVALIVFGMAVVAETIIALQFSLHGDTGLAIPLARLPRTTPYLTLTEIWNYHQLVALSSAILSSLWAPVIYFPLNRWWSEMELRNQSP encoded by the coding sequence GTGTTTTCGATCAAAAGAACCCGCTCTCTGATTGATGGTCTCCTCGCAAGTTCGCGATCGCGTCCGATTTTGAACTGGAGCGTCACCGTAGCGTCGGTTCTGCTGTGCCTATTGGTGCTGCCTACGCGTCTGCCCGGTATGGAAATCTCGGGAATTGGCCCGAACTGGCTGCTAATCTGGGTGGTTGCCTGGAGCGTCAAGCGAACAGCGTTTCAGGGAGCCTTGGCGGGACTGGTACTGGGTCTGGTTCAAGACGGTATGACTTCGCCTCAGCCAACTCACGCGCTCAGCTTGATGGTGGTTGGGATTCTGACGGCGCGACTACAAAAACAACGCTATGTCCAGGAAGACTTTATCTCTGTGGCGCTGATTGTCTTCGGAATGGCAGTTGTGGCTGAAACGATCATCGCCCTACAGTTCTCTTTGCACGGCGACACGGGCTTGGCGATTCCCCTAGCTCGTCTGCCCCGCACAACGCCTTACTTGACGCTGACGGAAATCTGGAACTATCACCAGCTGGTGGCTCTGAGCTCAGCGATTTTGAGCAGCCTCTGGGCACCGGTTATTTATTTCCCGCTCAATCGCTGGTGGAGTGAAATGGAGTTGCGCAACCAGTCGCCCTAA
- a CDS encoding HAD family hydrolase, which produces MVIPTTLQPPQRVPSPTPATTGSTRTVFCDFDGPIINVSARYYSTYRLALADTQTLLEKQGHDIHCCPLSADQFWQMKQERVPDVEIAMRSGLTLPQTELFLQRVNTLVNQPALLHKDSLQEGVSHALLQLRDRGLRVVLVTLRCQEQVTELLESYDLDGIFDGIYGTQDCQIAYHNQAELKTQLLREAIAAETHLGHSPLCMIGDTEADILAGQQAGIPTLALTCGIRSDRYLRTFNPTYIHQDLVTAVQQLLGCPKLF; this is translated from the coding sequence ATGGTTATTCCCACCACTTTGCAGCCACCACAACGGGTTCCCTCTCCAACACCCGCCACCACCGGTAGCACTCGGACCGTCTTCTGTGATTTTGACGGCCCCATCATCAACGTCTCTGCCCGCTACTACAGCACCTATCGTCTTGCCCTCGCTGACACCCAGACGCTTCTCGAAAAGCAAGGTCACGACATCCACTGCTGCCCGCTCAGTGCTGACCAGTTTTGGCAAATGAAGCAAGAGCGCGTTCCCGATGTGGAAATTGCGATGCGATCGGGCCTGACCCTACCTCAGACCGAGCTGTTCTTGCAGCGCGTCAACACTTTGGTCAATCAGCCGGCCCTGCTGCACAAAGACTCCCTCCAAGAAGGCGTCTCCCATGCGCTCCTACAGCTGCGCGATCGCGGGCTGCGCGTCGTGCTGGTGACCCTGCGCTGCCAGGAGCAGGTGACTGAGCTTCTCGAGAGCTACGACCTGGATGGCATCTTCGATGGCATCTACGGCACCCAAGACTGCCAGATTGCTTACCACAACCAAGCTGAGCTCAAGACGCAGCTTTTGCGAGAGGCGATCGCGGCCGAGACCCATCTGGGCCACAGCCCCCTGTGCATGATTGGCGACACCGAAGCAGACATCCTGGCAGGGCAGCAAGCGGGCATCCCGACCCTCGCGCTCACCTGCGGCATCCGCAGCGATCGCTATCTGCGCACCTTCAACCCCACTTATATCCATCAGGACCTAGTCACCGCCGTTCAGCAGCTTCTAGGCTGCCCCAAGCTGTTTTAG
- the miaA gene encoding tRNA (adenosine(37)-N6)-dimethylallyltransferase MiaA translates to MKGVDYCFSRPGLIVIAGPTATGKSSLAIALAQRFQTVILSADSRQVYREFDIGTAKPSLAEQQQAPHALLDICEPTETLTLADYQQRAQQHIARCHAVGMTPLLVGGTGLYIRAVVQGLKIPRVPPQPDLRSQLMSLGQPHCYTLLQQVDPVAAARIHANDLVRTLRALEVFYVSGRTISEQQGENPPSYPILQVALDCAQPDLLARRIQQRTAQMMAGGFEAEVARLVEKYGDGLPLLDTLGYQEMRQCLRGEISRAEAEALTVLHTRQFAKRQRTWFRGDERIEWFDSDRPDLLDAICQKIQEFGAEFVDLKATSYC, encoded by the coding sequence ATGAAGGGGGTGGACTACTGCTTTTCGAGGCCGGGGCTGATTGTCATCGCAGGACCGACGGCAACGGGGAAGTCGAGCTTGGCGATCGCCCTGGCCCAGCGCTTCCAAACCGTAATTTTGAGCGCCGATTCGCGCCAGGTCTATCGCGAATTTGACATTGGGACCGCCAAGCCATCCCTAGCCGAGCAGCAGCAAGCGCCCCACGCCCTGCTCGACATCTGTGAGCCCACCGAGACCCTCACGCTGGCAGACTACCAGCAGCGGGCCCAGCAGCACATCGCCCGCTGTCACGCTGTGGGCATGACGCCCCTGCTGGTGGGCGGCACGGGCCTCTACATCCGAGCGGTGGTGCAGGGCCTAAAAATTCCGCGAGTGCCGCCCCAGCCAGACCTGCGATCGCAGCTGATGTCCCTGGGCCAGCCCCATTGCTACACCCTTTTACAGCAGGTTGATCCGGTAGCTGCTGCCCGCATCCACGCCAATGACCTGGTACGGACGCTGCGAGCGCTAGAAGTGTTTTACGTTTCGGGCCGGACCATCTCCGAGCAGCAGGGCGAAAACCCGCCGAGCTACCCGATTTTGCAGGTGGCGCTGGACTGCGCTCAGCCAGATCTGCTGGCGCGGCGCATCCAGCAGCGCACGGCCCAAATGATGGCAGGAGGCTTTGAGGCAGAGGTGGCTCGCTTGGTCGAGAAGTACGGAGATGGCCTACCGCTGCTCGATACGCTGGGCTATCAGGAGATGCGCCAGTGTCTGCGGGGCGAGATTTCGCGGGCGGAGGCGGAGGCGCTGACGGTACTGCACACCCGCCAGTTTGCGAAGCGCCAGCGAACCTGGTTTCGAGGGGATGAGCGCATTGAGTGGTTTGATAGCGATCGCCCGGATTTGTTAGACGCTATTTGTCAGAAAATTCAGGAATTTGGTGCTGAATTTGTTGATTTAAAAGCGACTTCTTATTGCTGA
- a CDS encoding anion transporter, translated as MVSAIASGWSLGLAIAQYGILALSYLGLALGYVPGFRMNRATIALTSSAFLIGLGVLPLQEAWQSIDATTLVFLLSTMVLNANLAYAGFFQVVLASLLRVTRSPFGVLVVLTFGSGLLSALFLNDTLAILCTPLVLALTQTLRLPPVPYLLALAASTNVGSVATLSGNPQNILVGSFSQIGYVPFAQALGPVAVAGLTVQVGLLGWLYPAVRSLQPQPGEVALQPRVFRPLLVKSLWVTAGLLLAFVVGAPLANSAFVAAAILLITRRIKPQRILREVDWNLLVLFSGLFILSRCTQVLDLLTPFQQWVATPWGLCGVTTVLSNVISNVPAVLLIQPLIPREETQSWLLLAASSTLAGNLTLFGAIANLIVVEAAEKLGHRLSFWEHFRFGLPLTAITLAIAYAWIVWVL; from the coding sequence ATGGTGAGCGCGATCGCTTCTGGGTGGAGTCTGGGACTGGCGATCGCCCAATATGGCATTTTGGCCCTGAGCTATCTTGGGCTCGCGTTGGGCTATGTGCCTGGATTTCGGATGAACCGGGCCACGATTGCTCTAACGAGCTCAGCATTCTTGATCGGTCTGGGCGTTCTGCCGCTCCAAGAGGCTTGGCAGTCGATCGACGCAACGACCCTGGTGTTTTTGCTCAGCACCATGGTGCTCAACGCCAATCTGGCCTACGCTGGCTTTTTCCAGGTGGTGCTGGCGTCTCTTTTGCGGGTGACTCGGAGCCCCTTTGGCGTGCTGGTGGTGCTGACCTTTGGGAGTGGGCTCCTGTCAGCGCTGTTTCTCAATGACACTCTGGCGATTCTCTGCACGCCTTTGGTGCTAGCGCTCACCCAAACGCTCCGCTTGCCGCCCGTGCCCTACCTGCTGGCGCTGGCGGCATCGACGAACGTGGGCTCTGTGGCCACCCTGAGCGGCAATCCGCAGAATATTTTGGTGGGTTCCTTTTCCCAGATTGGGTATGTGCCCTTTGCCCAGGCGCTGGGGCCGGTGGCGGTGGCAGGGCTGACGGTGCAAGTTGGTCTGCTGGGGTGGCTGTATCCTGCGGTGCGATCGCTGCAGCCCCAGCCGGGGGAGGTTGCGCTGCAGCCAAGGGTGTTTCGTCCCCTCTTGGTCAAAAGTCTTTGGGTCACTGCGGGGCTGCTGCTGGCGTTTGTGGTCGGGGCTCCGCTGGCGAATTCAGCCTTTGTGGCGGCGGCTATTTTGCTGATCACGCGCCGCATCAAGCCCCAGCGAATCCTGCGGGAGGTGGACTGGAATCTGCTGGTTTTATTTTCGGGGCTGTTTATTCTTAGTCGCTGCACGCAGGTCCTGGATCTGCTGACGCCGTTTCAGCAGTGGGTCGCGACGCCCTGGGGGCTCTGCGGGGTCACGACGGTGCTGTCAAACGTGATTTCTAATGTGCCAGCGGTGCTGTTGATCCAGCCGCTGATTCCTCGGGAAGAGACGCAGTCTTGGCTGCTGCTGGCGGCTAGCTCGACCTTGGCGGGCAACCTGACGCTGTTTGGGGCGATCGCCAACTTGATTGTGGTGGAAGCGGCTGAAAAGCTGGGCCATCGACTGTCTTTTTGGGAGCACTTCCGGTTTGGACTACCGCTGACGGCAATCACTTTGGCGATCGCCTACGCCTGGATTGTCTGGGTGCTCTAG
- the gyrB gene encoding DNA topoisomerase (ATP-hydrolyzing) subunit B, whose amino-acid sequence MANEYGADQIQVLEGLEPVRKRPGMYIGSTGPRGLHHLVYEVVDNSVDEALAGYCHQIQVTLNADGSVSVTDDGRGIPTDVHPRTGRSALETVMTVLHAGGKFGGGGYKVSGGLHGVGVSVVNALSEWVEVTVWRDRKVFKHRFERGVPIGEMSSEPYPEARTGTSLTFMPDVQIFTGGIEFDYAILASRLRELAYLNGGVYISFTDSRLELLKSNEPKVEVYHYEGGIQEYIAYLNRDKQPIHEEVIYVQGEREGVQLEVSLQWCVDAFTDNLLGFANNIRTVDGGTHLEGLKAVLTRTMNSIARKRNRLKENESNLGGEHIREGLTGVISVKVPDPEFEGQTKTKLGNMEVRGIVESFVGEVLTEYLNFRPGVADAILEKAIQAYNAAEAARRARELVRRKSVLESSTLPGKLADCSSRDASESEIFIVEGDSAGGSAKQGRDRRFQAILPLRGKILNIEKTDDAKIYKNTEIQALITALGLGIKGEDFDSSQLRYHRIVIMTDADVDGAHIRTLLLTFFYRYQRSLVEQGYIYIACPPLYKVERGRSHYYCYSDRELQGLIQREFPPNASYTIQRFKGLGEMMPTQLWETTMNPETRTLKQVEIEDAAEADRIFTILMGDRVAPRREFIETYGSRLNLADLDI is encoded by the coding sequence ATGGCAAATGAATACGGTGCTGATCAGATTCAGGTCTTAGAAGGCCTTGAACCGGTTCGCAAGCGGCCAGGGATGTACATTGGCAGCACGGGGCCCCGAGGACTGCACCACCTAGTGTACGAGGTGGTGGATAACTCCGTCGACGAAGCGCTCGCGGGCTACTGCCATCAGATTCAGGTCACCTTGAATGCCGACGGCTCCGTATCGGTCACGGACGATGGGCGGGGCATTCCCACAGACGTCCATCCCCGCACGGGCCGGTCTGCCCTCGAAACCGTCATGACGGTGCTGCACGCAGGCGGCAAATTTGGCGGTGGCGGCTACAAAGTCTCAGGGGGTCTCCACGGCGTGGGGGTTTCTGTGGTCAACGCCCTCTCCGAGTGGGTCGAGGTCACGGTTTGGCGCGATCGCAAGGTTTTCAAGCATCGCTTTGAGCGGGGCGTTCCCATCGGGGAGATGAGCAGTGAACCCTATCCGGAGGCCCGGACTGGCACATCCCTCACCTTCATGCCCGACGTGCAGATTTTTACCGGGGGCATTGAGTTTGACTATGCCATTCTAGCGAGTCGTCTGCGGGAATTGGCATACCTCAACGGCGGTGTCTATATTTCCTTTACGGATAGCCGCCTGGAACTGCTCAAGAGCAATGAGCCCAAGGTTGAGGTTTACCACTACGAAGGCGGTATCCAAGAGTACATCGCTTACCTAAATCGGGACAAACAGCCGATTCATGAGGAAGTGATTTATGTCCAGGGTGAGCGCGAAGGCGTCCAGCTAGAAGTCTCGCTTCAGTGGTGCGTTGACGCCTTTACCGACAATCTTTTGGGGTTTGCCAATAACATTCGGACTGTTGACGGCGGCACTCACCTAGAAGGCCTCAAAGCAGTGCTGACCCGCACCATGAATTCGATCGCCCGCAAGCGCAACCGGCTCAAGGAGAATGAATCTAATCTGGGCGGTGAGCACATTCGCGAAGGTCTGACGGGCGTAATCTCGGTCAAAGTTCCAGATCCTGAGTTCGAGGGTCAGACCAAGACCAAGCTCGGCAACATGGAAGTGCGGGGGATCGTCGAGTCCTTCGTGGGCGAGGTGCTCACGGAATATCTGAACTTCCGGCCCGGCGTGGCAGATGCCATTCTCGAGAAGGCCATCCAGGCCTATAACGCCGCCGAGGCCGCCCGCCGCGCGCGGGAGCTGGTGCGACGCAAGTCGGTGCTGGAGTCTTCGACGCTGCCGGGCAAGCTGGCCGATTGCAGCTCTCGGGATGCCAGTGAGTCTGAGATCTTCATTGTGGAGGGGGACTCGGCAGGCGGCTCGGCCAAGCAAGGGCGCGATCGCCGCTTCCAAGCCATCTTGCCCCTGCGCGGCAAGATCCTCAACATCGAGAAAACCGACGACGCCAAAATCTACAAAAACACCGAGATTCAGGCGCTGATTACGGCTCTGGGGCTTGGCATCAAAGGCGAAGACTTTGACTCATCCCAGCTTCGCTATCACCGCATTGTCATCATGACCGACGCGGACGTCGACGGCGCCCACATTCGCACCCTGCTGCTGACGTTCTTCTATCGCTACCAGCGATCGCTCGTTGAGCAGGGCTACATCTACATCGCCTGCCCGCCCCTCTACAAGGTCGAGCGGGGCCGCAGTCACTACTATTGCTACAGCGATCGCGAACTGCAAGGCCTCATCCAGCGCGAATTTCCGCCCAACGCCAGCTACACCATTCAGCGCTTTAAGGGTCTCGGCGAAATGATGCCAACCCAGCTCTGGGAGACCACCATGAACCCAGAAACCCGCACCCTCAAGCAAGTTGAAATCGAAGACGCCGCCGAAGCCGATCGGATCTTTACGATTTTGATGGGCGATCGCGTTGCTCCCCGACGAGAATTCATCGAAACCTACGGTTCTCGCCTAAACCTCGCTGATCTCGATATCTAG
- a CDS encoding heme oxygenase (biliverdin-producing), with translation MSSNLATKLREGTKKSHTMAENVGFVKCFLKGVVEKNSYRKLVANLYFVYSAMEEEMERHREHPIVSKIYFSELDRKESLEKDLSYYFGANWRAQVAPSDAAEAYIARIREISNTAPELLVAHSYTRYLGDLSGGQILKNIAKRGMNLADGEGTNFYEFEHIDDEKAFKGTYRQALDELPVDDATADRIVDEANDAFGMNMKMFQELEGNLVMAIGRMLFNSLTRRRGRGSTELATAE, from the coding sequence ATGAGTAGCAATTTAGCAACCAAGCTACGTGAGGGCACCAAAAAGTCCCACACGATGGCTGAGAACGTTGGTTTCGTTAAGTGCTTTCTGAAGGGAGTCGTTGAGAAGAACTCCTATCGGAAGCTGGTTGCCAACCTTTACTTCGTCTACTCCGCGATGGAAGAAGAGATGGAGCGTCACCGGGAGCATCCCATCGTCTCCAAGATTTACTTCTCTGAACTCGACCGGAAAGAGAGCCTTGAGAAGGATTTGAGCTACTACTTTGGCGCTAACTGGCGGGCTCAGGTGGCTCCTTCGGATGCTGCTGAGGCCTATATTGCCCGGATTCGTGAGATTTCCAACACCGCTCCAGAACTGTTGGTTGCTCACTCCTACACGCGCTATCTTGGCGACCTGTCGGGTGGGCAAATTCTCAAGAACATCGCTAAGCGCGGGATGAACCTAGCCGATGGCGAGGGAACCAACTTCTACGAGTTTGAGCACATTGATGACGAGAAGGCCTTCAAGGGGACCTACCGTCAGGCGCTCGATGAGCTGCCCGTGGACGACGCTACGGCAGACCGCATTGTGGATGAGGCCAACGATGCTTTTGGCATGAACATGAAGATGTTCCAAGAGCTGGAAGGCAACCTGGTTATGGCGATCGGCCGCATGCTGTTCAACTCTCTGACTCGTCGTCGGGGCCGGGGCAGCACGGAGCTGGCTACGGCTGAGTAA
- the rnc gene encoding ribonuclease III, which produces MTETSLPKFQRDEGLLRRALTHRSYVNEHPEAGDDNERLEFLGDAVLGFLVGALLYRRYPTMPEGEMTRRRSMLVDQTQLAKVAIALDLGNHLRLGRGVAKADGRQNPSLLSSAFEAVIGAYFLDSGIDAVQVYVERLFGPLLQEWVDSQPSIDAKTYLQQWALAQETHQLPRYQLVNQSGPDHAKTFTLSVWIGDECYGIGCDRSKQEASKRAAEAALRKLGLGSGSWSC; this is translated from the coding sequence ATGACTGAAACATCTCTACCCAAATTTCAGCGAGACGAAGGGCTGTTGAGGCGGGCACTGACCCATCGCTCCTACGTGAACGAACACCCAGAGGCAGGCGATGATAACGAGCGCCTAGAGTTTTTGGGGGACGCGGTACTGGGGTTTTTGGTGGGAGCGCTGCTGTATCGCCGCTATCCGACGATGCCAGAAGGGGAAATGACTCGACGGCGATCGATGCTGGTGGACCAGACGCAACTGGCCAAGGTGGCGATCGCCCTAGATTTGGGAAATCACCTGCGCTTGGGGCGGGGCGTGGCTAAAGCAGATGGTCGCCAAAACCCTTCCCTGCTCAGCAGCGCTTTCGAAGCGGTGATTGGCGCGTATTTTCTGGATTCTGGGATCGATGCGGTCCAGGTCTATGTCGAACGTTTGTTTGGGCCGCTGCTCCAGGAATGGGTCGACAGTCAGCCTTCCATTGATGCCAAGACCTACTTGCAGCAGTGGGCTTTGGCCCAGGAAACCCACCAGCTTCCCCGATACCAGCTGGTGAATCAGTCTGGGCCTGATCACGCCAAAACCTTCACGCTGTCGGTGTGGATTGGGGACGAGTGCTACGGGATCGGCTGCGATCGCAGCAAGCAAGAAGCCAGTAAGCGAGCGGCAGAAGCAGCCCTGCGCAAGCTAGGGCTTGGGTCCGGTTCCTGGAGCTGCTAG
- the mreC gene encoding rod shape-determining protein MreC: MFILRRWWDRFGLQILLALLALGAAWGFRQTQGAALFELYYTLSRPFQGAPVQQDWEENAKIMELQERLVELESQNQKLQELLGYAAKSQNEKLVAPVIGRSADHWWQQLTLGRGSRDRIEVGDVVTSAGGLVGRVTSVTPNTSRVLLISDPTSRVGATVSRSRNMGFIRGQAGNRAVMEFFDKVPDVRRGDVVSTSAFSQLFSSGLPIGRIESVDLTKSPAPEAIVVLSAPISYLEWVIIYPNSKQPEPTSSEAGSGN; the protein is encoded by the coding sequence ATGTTTATACTCCGTCGCTGGTGGGATCGCTTTGGGCTGCAAATTCTTTTGGCGCTGCTTGCCTTAGGAGCTGCTTGGGGCTTTCGTCAAACCCAGGGCGCAGCATTGTTTGAGCTTTACTATACGCTCTCGCGGCCGTTTCAAGGAGCCCCTGTCCAGCAAGACTGGGAAGAGAACGCCAAGATCATGGAGCTGCAAGAGCGCCTAGTTGAGCTAGAGAGCCAAAACCAGAAGCTTCAGGAGCTGCTGGGCTACGCAGCCAAAAGCCAGAACGAGAAACTGGTTGCGCCGGTCATTGGCCGCAGCGCCGATCACTGGTGGCAGCAGCTGACTCTGGGGCGCGGCAGCCGCGATCGCATTGAGGTGGGCGACGTCGTGACTAGCGCTGGCGGTCTCGTGGGCCGAGTTACCAGCGTCACCCCCAACACCAGCCGAGTCCTGCTGATCAGCGATCCGACCAGTCGGGTCGGCGCCACGGTCAGCCGCAGCCGCAACATGGGCTTTATCCGGGGCCAAGCAGGTAACCGGGCCGTGATGGAATTTTTTGACAAGGTGCCCGATGTTCGCCGGGGCGATGTGGTTTCAACCTCGGCCTTTAGCCAGCTTTTCTCCTCAGGTCTGCCGATTGGACGCATCGAGTCTGTGGACCTGACTAAGAGCCCTGCGCCTGAGGCCATTGTGGTTTTATCGGCTCCGATTAGCTACTTGGAGTGGGTCATTATCTATCCCAACAGCAAGCAGCCGGAACCCACGTCTTCTGAGGCTGGCTCTGGTAACTAG
- a CDS encoding fasciclin domain-containing protein produces the protein MKRISKLLLVGFLGIGSVVGLAACSTTGQGDLSTQPSGESDYSAQPGSENPQAATGDAANSEATMASSNTGTVLEVAEEQGSFNTLTQAIEAADLEATLNGEGPYTIFAPTDAAFAALPAGTVEELLKPENKVALTQLLTYHVIPGEVTSAQLSSGEVQTVEGTPVAIQVDGTAVRVNDAQVVQPDVLASNGVIHVVDRVILPSDIQSQIEGGATTEPAPATN, from the coding sequence ATGAAGCGGATTTCTAAACTTCTTTTGGTCGGCTTCTTGGGCATCGGCAGTGTCGTTGGCCTGGCAGCCTGCTCCACCACCGGCCAAGGCGATCTCAGTACCCAGCCCTCCGGCGAGTCTGACTACTCCGCCCAGCCCGGCAGCGAGAACCCCCAAGCCGCCACAGGCGACGCCGCCAACAGCGAAGCAACCATGGCGTCTAGCAACACCGGCACCGTCCTAGAAGTTGCTGAAGAGCAGGGCTCTTTCAACACCCTGACCCAGGCCATCGAGGCAGCTGACCTAGAAGCCACCCTCAATGGCGAAGGCCCATATACCATCTTTGCGCCCACGGATGCAGCCTTTGCCGCTTTACCCGCAGGCACCGTCGAGGAGCTCCTCAAGCCCGAAAACAAAGTCGCCCTCACCCAGCTTCTGACCTACCACGTCATTCCCGGTGAAGTCACCTCTGCCCAGCTTTCCTCTGGAGAGGTACAAACCGTTGAAGGCACCCCTGTGGCGATCCAAGTTGATGGCACAGCCGTCCGAGTTAACGACGCTCAAGTTGTACAGCCTGACGTACTGGCCAGCAATGGCGTCATTCACGTCGTGGACCGAGTGATCTTGCCCAGCGACATTCAGTCCCAAATCGAAGGCGGCGCCACAACTGAGCCCGCTCCGGCCACCAACTAG